Proteins encoded by one window of Emticicia oligotrophica DSM 17448:
- a CDS encoding response regulator — protein sequence MPITNNLSTFDWVDNFALDNAVELVAQYFQTPIAGVSFIDNNIQWLKSKIGLTENSYPISNSFCQYTITHDGVFEISDISNNQDFKDTAAALANPDFKFYAGIQLKSIHGLISTLFIADFMPKSLNDQEKKSLITFASNIYAILALNNQNSKPPISSRTIDYSIKQQLNSVIDNLSNTISNDYQSLQANNETIKKSYWVEVSASSSLDDSRIENIKINTDFIDVTEKKRKDAEILTLISTQNAIFNGVSFAVIFTDTNGIIRRINKAGLDLIGYTNDETVGKTPEFFHDPEEVRERSLALSLEFGKMVSPGFDTFVMKARLENKVDVNEWTYITKEGKRIPINLSVTCIKNNEGEIIGYLGVAEDYTEKKQAKEELIKAKNDAEMAVHAKDSFLANMSHEIRTPLNAIIGFTELLSQSKLDASQHEYINHIQVAGDNLLLIINDILDLSKIESGQLVIETYPFNITDTLNHVYSLLKIKAAQNNIDFSLSLADDLPEYILGDKGRINQILVNLAGNAIKFTKDGKVTISVKKVNENNDSITLQFSVKDTGIGIPQEKLNSIFDRFTQAEASTTRRFGGSGLGLNIVKQLVSLQKGKLFVESKLGEGSEFYFIVTFQKVDSSTVDNIKDTTLKAQSISSLSILLCEDNQLNQILAKNVLHNFGFSVDIANNGQEAIEALAQNKYQLILMDLQMPIMDGYQATIYIRNVLNSNIPIIAMTAHSLVGEQQKCFDIGMNGYLAKPFKQHELLEKIQSVVENSEFKEKMATQTPEESTNNTPEESINNTPEEHVLDLSYLESIGGGNTEFIKEMISLFMQGVPTDVEQLEQKILEKEVDGVKAVAHHMKSSLGMFGMSKEVKFLEKTEQNAKNGIISTDINAEFPIFKASVQRTLNSMQAYIK from the coding sequence ATGCCTATTACGAACAATTTAAGTACATTTGATTGGGTGGATAATTTTGCTTTAGATAACGCTGTTGAGTTAGTTGCACAATATTTTCAGACACCCATTGCTGGGGTTTCTTTTATTGACAATAACATTCAGTGGCTCAAGTCAAAAATTGGCTTGACTGAAAACTCATATCCTATTAGCAATTCATTTTGTCAATACACCATTACTCATGATGGTGTATTCGAAATATCTGATATATCCAATAATCAAGATTTCAAAGATACAGCGGCAGCACTGGCCAATCCTGATTTTAAATTTTATGCTGGTATTCAGCTAAAATCAATTCATGGATTGATTAGTACTTTGTTCATTGCTGATTTCATGCCAAAGTCGTTAAATGACCAAGAAAAAAAGTCATTAATCACATTTGCTTCGAACATCTACGCAATATTAGCCTTAAATAATCAAAACTCGAAGCCTCCTATTAGTAGTAGAACTATTGATTACTCCATTAAACAACAACTAAATTCAGTAATTGATAATTTATCTAATACTATTTCTAACGACTACCAAAGCCTTCAAGCCAATAATGAAACCATAAAAAAATCATATTGGGTTGAGGTAAGTGCAAGTTCTAGTTTAGATGATTCTAGAATTGAAAATATCAAAATTAATACCGACTTCATAGATGTAACAGAAAAGAAAAGGAAAGACGCTGAAATATTAACCCTAATTTCTACACAAAATGCAATTTTTAATGGGGTTTCATTTGCTGTTATCTTTACTGATACAAATGGTATTATCCGCAGAATTAATAAAGCAGGATTAGACCTCATTGGATATACAAATGACGAAACTGTTGGAAAAACACCAGAGTTTTTCCATGATCCAGAAGAAGTAAGAGAGCGTTCATTAGCCTTATCATTAGAGTTCGGCAAAATGGTTTCTCCTGGATTTGATACCTTTGTCATGAAAGCACGACTAGAAAATAAGGTTGATGTTAATGAATGGACATATATCACCAAAGAGGGTAAGCGTATTCCTATTAATCTAAGCGTTACATGTATTAAGAATAACGAAGGAGAAATTATTGGTTATCTTGGAGTTGCTGAAGATTATACCGAAAAGAAACAAGCAAAAGAAGAACTAATTAAAGCCAAAAACGATGCCGAAATGGCTGTTCATGCTAAAGATAGCTTCTTAGCTAATATGAGTCATGAAATCAGGACTCCCCTCAATGCAATTATTGGTTTTACTGAATTATTGTCGCAGAGTAAACTTGATGCCTCTCAACACGAGTACATCAATCACATACAAGTTGCAGGCGATAATTTACTACTAATCATTAATGATATTCTTGATTTATCTAAAATAGAATCAGGTCAATTAGTAATTGAGACTTATCCGTTTAATATTACTGATACCTTAAATCACGTTTATAGTTTACTTAAAATCAAAGCCGCACAAAATAATATTGATTTTTCTTTATCTCTGGCCGATGACCTTCCAGAATATATACTTGGTGATAAAGGTAGAATCAATCAAATTTTAGTAAATTTAGCGGGTAATGCCATCAAGTTTACCAAAGATGGAAAAGTAACCATTTCTGTCAAAAAAGTTAATGAAAATAACGATAGCATTACTTTACAGTTCTCTGTTAAAGATACGGGTATTGGTATTCCTCAAGAAAAGTTAAATAGCATTTTTGATAGATTTACTCAAGCAGAAGCCAGTACAACACGTCGATTTGGCGGCTCTGGTTTAGGTTTAAATATTGTTAAACAATTAGTTTCTTTACAAAAAGGGAAACTGTTTGTTGAAAGTAAATTAGGGGAAGGCTCTGAGTTTTACTTTATAGTTACATTCCAAAAGGTAGACTCGAGCACTGTCGATAATATTAAAGACACTACCTTAAAAGCACAATCTATTAGTTCGCTTTCAATTTTACTATGCGAGGATAACCAGCTGAATCAGATTCTAGCCAAAAATGTATTACATAATTTTGGTTTCAGTGTAGATATTGCCAATAATGGGCAAGAAGCCATTGAGGCATTAGCCCAAAATAAATATCAGCTGATTTTGATGGATTTGCAGATGCCAATAATGGATGGTTATCAAGCAACTATTTACATTCGTAATGTTTTAAATTCTAATATCCCAATCATTGCAATGACCGCCCATTCTTTGGTCGGAGAACAACAAAAATGCTTTGATATTGGTATGAACGGTTATTTAGCAAAACCTTTCAAACAGCATGAATTATTAGAGAAAATTCAGTCAGTAGTAGAAAACTCCGAATTTAAAGAAAAAATGGCAACCCAAACACCAGAAGAATCAACCAATAACACCCCTGAGGAATCAATCAATAATACACCTGAAGAGCATGTACTCGATTTATCATATCTTGAGTCAATCGGTGGGGGAAATACTGAGTTTATTAAAGAAATGATTTCATTATTTATGCAAGGTGTACCTACAGACGTAGAGCAGCTTGAACAAAAAATACTTGAAAAAGAGGTCGATGGTGTTAAAGCAGTCGCTCACCACATGAAATCATCATTAGGTATGTTTGGAATGTCCAAAGAGGTTAAGTTTCTAGAAAAGACTGAGCAAAACGCAAAAAATGGAATAATCAGTACAGATATTAACGCTGAATTTCCAATTTTCAAAGCCAGTGTACAGCGTACACTTAATAGCATGCAAGCCTACATTAAATAA
- a CDS encoding DinB family protein — MSKLEVWLRGPLPDVPPLLQPIVHTLLQAQEELHESLAHFANHLLWQRPEGVASVAFHLQHITGVLDRLLTYARGEMLNEQQLDQLKAEGVENQSITVQGLLDALDIQVEKAINQIKKTNQESLTEIRYVGRARIPSTQIGLLFHAAEHTTRHLGQLLVTAKSVK, encoded by the coding sequence ATGTCGAAGCTAGAAGTTTGGCTTAGAGGCCCTCTTCCCGATGTGCCACCTTTATTACAGCCTATCGTACATACATTATTACAAGCACAAGAAGAGTTGCATGAGTCACTTGCTCACTTTGCCAATCATTTACTTTGGCAAAGACCCGAAGGAGTAGCCTCGGTGGCATTTCATTTACAGCATATTACTGGCGTATTAGACCGGCTGCTTACGTATGCCCGTGGAGAAATGTTAAATGAACAACAGTTAGACCAGTTAAAAGCCGAAGGTGTTGAAAATCAATCTATTACAGTACAAGGACTTTTAGATGCACTTGATATACAAGTAGAAAAAGCAATTAATCAAATTAAAAAGACCAACCAAGAATCACTCACAGAAATTCGTTATGTTGGGCGTGCAAGAATACCTTCCACACAAATTGGCTTACTCTTTCATGCAGCCGAACACACAACCCGCCACTTAGGCCAGTTGCTAGTTACTGCGAAGTCAGTAAAGTAG